ATGATATTTATTACGATTTAAGGTAAGTTGTCTTTTCTTGGCCTTAAATTTTAGTAATTTTGAAACAAGGTTTGTATTCCttgttttaaatcaaaatttattctatagaaaataaacGCAGGAAAGAAATGCAATATGAACAAAGAgataaatatcaatatttgatatctttcaaaaaaattattaaataaggTTTTTTAAATAGATAATAGTTTTATGCGACATTCGAATCTTTTATAGTAGCGTTAATACCCGACATAGTTTTGACAATAATTCTGTTTAATAGATAGCTACAAGTATAGAAACCTTCTGCTCCATTAAAGTAAGAAAACAAAGTATATAAAACCACTTAAAGTATAAAGCAATGTTGAGCATAAAATATTACCTACtaagtaatatttttatacaacCTGCATTTCTcggaatatatatagagCTCgtttttatatacttttgtagttttatatacatatttagCTGGAGGAGGACAATTATAAGAACAGTTAATACGAAAAAGATCCGACAAGATATAACAGTGGCAGAGCTGTGGCTTTGTTATAATGGATAATGAAGCATGAATATCATCATAATTGGGGCTTTATGCAACAACTAATAACTTAATATGATTGATAACCCAACATGCATTAAGCATACTTGGTCCCACTACTAACAATACCCAGGTACTGATATTAAGAATGCATAAGGATATGATAGATTCTATTTTTGTATCAGGTAGTCAACTCGTTGATGATGGATCTGTTCATTTTTTGGATTATAAATTACTACGAAAATACCCCAGTAGTTTAAATTGTTCATTGTATATACTGTATATATTCTATATAAGTAAGGAGATTTTTCTATATCAAATagtataaaaattattcaacaaGTAACCTAACtaagatataaaaaaacaatgagtataaatattttgagcGCTGTAAACGCTGACCATTTTTATACgtaatactaataaaatcCCAATTAGGTAATTCATGTGTTATAAGGTTATCTAACAGAGTAGTGCGTTTGTCATAGGCTTAACTAATAACATAACATGTATGtcataaattttatttttaaagtgCTTGATGTGtcataatattcaataaataaatttcatgATGCACTAAACAGATAACCTAAGtggaaattttttcatccTACATTGATCATGAATTTCTTCCCAAATAAAACGTATAAATAACCAACCCAAGATCGATTTATAAGTTTGTATTTATTAGGTTTCTTTATATACATTTGATTCATACTAAGAAGAACAGGAGGCTTTCTATAAAAAGTTTATGCCATTAACTAAAGAAATTACTTTCTAAGCATGTCGGATtctagtaataatattacttATAACACCGAtgaaaagatttattttaagCATGTGATTTTCACTCTCTCCAtcaatttatataatatttacaaaactTGTGACCTGCACTTATAACAATCTATATAGCCTTTTACGAATCATTCCTCTTTTTCGAAGATATCGGAGGCAGTTTATTTGCATTAAACAACGTTTTAAGACTAGGCTTATTCAAGTTCTACTTGTAAATATATGCAATAccttaaatataattacaCAATGTATATCAACTGGcattatcatcaatatGAGATGATGGGAAAAAAATGCTaagttttaattatatattataaagaGCAATATTCTGATAAAAAGTCTAGAATTCTACTAGATACCTAGCTGAATTCTTGTAATCCATcaagtttttattttcttacTTATTTCAATCGAAGACTGAATTTACACCTCTACGAGtaattacaaaatttatatcatcatttttacAATGTCTCGAATATATAACTTTGAAATTTCGTCGTATTTGCCAAAATGTTTTATTACCCTCTGAATTTTCACTCGCATCAGTGTTTCTATATTGATTAGAATCCTTTACTAACGGTATCGCTTTATAGGATTTACTCAATAATATTCGTGTTGAAACATGATTTGACCATGTCAAACCCAGATTTGGCACCTGAGTTTCTACTTTTAATGTATAGCTATTATTCCTATTATTTCTACACTGCCTAGCTTTAATACTTCGCTTATTCCATCCAACTAGCCAACCTAGTTGATATTCATAATCCCAAATTTTTGGacaataattattattataaaacttTAATGGCTTATCAGAGACTTGATTAGATAATACAATAGAAATGCCATATTTATGActcaattttaataagttTTCAGCCGAattatctatatattttttattatcctGAATTTGTCTATACATATCATCGAAGTTAGATTTAGGATGAGTTTTTGTATTCAAGTTATTGTATCTTTTCCTTGGTATTTGTAGTTCGACTCTCATATGATGTGATATTGAATCAATGATAACCAATTTAATGTTTGGGTTTCTCTCCAATAAAATTGGTAATTGGACATTTAATATATGATCTTGCGAAATTAAATCGTTACATGAGAcagtatatattttctcttgcgaataatataaaaaatcgTTTTTTTCAAACTGGTAGctcttatattttttgttttctacAATTAAATCTTCCAACCTTCGTGTTGGTAAATCTCCTTCAGTGGTTATAAAAACACATGAGCCATCCAACCCCCCCTTCTCTATGCCCAATTGAACATTCAAtgataattgtaataaaaattgagTTTTACCAGATGAACTTTCACCAAATACTTCAGTTATTTCATGAGTATATATTCCTCCGTTTAAAAGTTGATCAATTTTTGGATCACCTGTTGTAAAATGCTGTATATCATTGTAATGTTGATtacttttcaaagattGTCGAGAATTAgtcaaaatatttgagCGTATATCAGGTTGCTTCGaaatatttggataatTAATGAGAGTATCCTGAGCTAacttatcattttcaattgacacttcattttttgttttaattaattgaataaagtgatcatttattgaatcgaattcttttattaattcattttgaaataaaacaatttcattaatagatcttttcaatttcttggATAATTCATTCGgtgataaaattaaaaaatcaattgtagtaactttattttctacACACGCATCAAACAGTAAAGAAAATTCCTCCTTATCAATAAGTTTACTCCGTGAATTTTCACTATATAGATCCATATGGTAAAACAGAAGCCAGAAATTctctttatttattcttttttttgaagaacTTCTGTTGATGATCGGTATCTGAAGGTCTCCTCATTcggttttttttttttttttttttcatttcttcTGTTGTAAATAgattttccaaatattgCTTCTAATTTACGCGTCAAGAGTTGAAAATTTAGGGATTACTTTTTGAGCGGGTAATCTTTAAGAggtattatatatttatgaaatatatacagAATTATGCATAAGCCATTAGAATAATATTCACGTCCGGGATAGCAGTACAAAATAGAAAGCTGcttttcaatataaaaCGATTCTGCAAAAACTTTTCTCCTCAGAGAATATAACTATATTATACCGTGTAACCTATGTTATAGTTAATTCCAGCTATCATAGAGTATTAACACATGGTCTAAACAAATCTATGCGtttgtatttttacttatccgtataattaaatatcgATATGATGGCTTCCGAACATAAGAGattgatgatttattattatttccatTATAGCGTATAAATAAACGAGTAAATGGTGTATATGGACATCAGTTAATAATGTATCAAAAAGCGTACAAAAGGAATATAGGGGGGTATAAgtttttatattatcattacaaTATATCACTTTTAGACAATACTTTTTTTAGAGTTTTTTAATATGAAAAGATGGAACATATAAAATACCAAGTTGGAAGATATGAAATATTGGTAAACAGTAGTAAAATAAAGTCTAATAATCAAGTTTACAAAAACAGATAACCATTAGACAAGGTTAGAATATATTAAGGGTAGGTTACAGGTGTATTATAACAATCAcattttaactttttctGGAAATCTAATGTTTTCTTGTTGAACTTCCGAGGAGCTAGAATCACTTGACAAACTCCTATTATCATGATCTAGAATATCCGGAGTATTTGATCTTCCAATTGTAGTAGTGCCTTCAGCACCCAACGCGTAATAGTTGTATCTTCttaattcatattcatGATCAGgattcttattattagctGACTTAGTTAGATCACTATTATGAGAAGTAGGTGGAAAATGCGATTCCCTAAGCCTTGCGGGGTCAGGTCTCGTTAGATCTAGCCCGTCTTCATCTTCACCAACTGGTCCTATTAgattattacaaatattacTTGATTCTGGCATTACAAAATCATTCCTAGCTATTGGAATTCGATTACTTGTAGATTGATTTGCCGGATATAAAGGTTCTAAATCAGGTGGTGCAATGTACTCTgctttattattcaaatgaaattctCCTCTTGCATCATAATGACCCAAATCCTGTGGGTTTGCCTGTTCAGAATATTCAGGTACATAATCTATGACATTATCACCATGTGAATTATAATGGTAATCTCTCTCACTTTGCCTATATGTTGGTGGAGTTATCCAAGACGTTCCTCTAATAGGTTGTTGTCCTCTAGtgattcttcttctattaACTCTAAACATAACTGTTATCATAATGAAAAACAAtagcaaaaataaaacaaataaaatatattttgccCATTTCCATGAACCTGTACTATAAGGATCATCTTTATCGCTAATAAAATAACCTGAATTGGAATCATCAACGCCTGTATTATCTGAAGCCCTTTGAAATAAAGATGGAGTGTCcattctaatttattattaattttttctttcagtATCTTTTAAACTTTGTACAAAGTTCTAGTATTCAATTGCGAATTAGAATAACTCATAAACAAAACTGGTTGAATATTTCACTAGTATTCAGAGTCTGATATAcagattaaaaaattttttttgctaaTTACTATTATGAAATCTGGCAGTCAAGTAATACCTTCAATGACAAACGATTGTATATGCTCCTACTACGAGAAGAAATACAGTGAAATTAGGTTTAACTTAAAGCTCGTCAAAATTTCGCTTTTCTTACTCATGGTATGAGAGGTTATGCTATCTACTTTATTGctaaaacaataataatttgtaaAGCAAATTCTCGAGGCACTGTTATTATTCTTCCACTTGTAGTCCATTCCACAAAGCGTACGTATTAGGTAAAAATGGCCCAATACGCCTCCTTCCCATTCCGGAGAGCGCCAATAAACACCAAAACGGGAAAAACCCCATCACACAAGGCTCAGCAATCCGACGACAAATTCTGTACAACAAAAGCAATTCTGCAATGCCTTCAGCTGGGTAAGAGACATGTAGAACCCATTGAACAACATGTGAAAATTTGCACTTTTGAATCATGCTTAGCAACGAACGAGTGACTTCTAAAACAATGGAGAGAATATTGACATCACTTTTATCATTGTAATACAACAATCTAGGAAGATCACTCTTTGCTGTAGGTTTCAAGGCTTGCTAGCTATTTTGAACTTTATCTCTCCAGTAAGATACGACACGCTTACGATGAAGAACACACTTCTGTTTTTAATATGCTGTcgaatatttcaatatgCTCTAGTTATATTCTCCCCATCGCCTGGGTTTGATACCTCTACGACACTGTTTTTGGAGGAAGCTGGTCTATGCAGAAAAATTAGCTTCTGGGAGACTCATTTATGGAATAAACTACTATCTTGGGattcaatatatttccTTAAAACATCGTTACAACCAGATGCAAATCCACAATATGAACATGAATATGCGTTTTCTCCTCTGTGGGCATCAGTTATCCGCTATACTAGTGTATTGTGTGGTATAGAGCTACCTGCAGACTTCAAGTCTGATACAAATGCTCATTATTTAGATACAGTGTATGcagttttaaaaattgcaGTATCTTTAAATAACTTGCTGATCCTTATTGGATCAATACTGCTCTGGCACTTAActgatatttatttttcaaatacaaattataGTAAGAAATATCGTTTAAGGCTATGCCGTATCACAgttacaattttttctgTATCATCTATGGCAGGGTTTATGACTTCCATATATTCGGAATCCCTAGCTTTATGTTTTTCATTTACAGGCCTGATATTCCATCATCGGAGTTTAAATATATCACATACATTTAAACATAATGGAGTTTATTCcctattattatatttttggtCGATGATTTGCTTTATATTAGCTACTCAAGTACGTTCTAATTGCTTATTATTGggaatttattatctatttGATCTACTTGCTTGTATAAGGAATAGTAACAATATAATATGCTTTAATATACCGTTATTATCTGGTCTAGGTTTATTCGTATCTTGGATTTACACTCAATATTACTTTccattttgtaaattttgtTTGCAAAATAGAGGTGAATGGTGCTTAACTACATGGAATATTCCATATTTACCTTTCGTAACTAAGATATCATTATATCAATACATTCAATCTATACACTGGCATGTtggatttttaaaatattggaCTATAAATAACATTCCAAACTTTATATTTGCCTTACCAAATATTGTCATATTAATATCAGCGTCCGTATATTTTATGAAAGATAGAACGTTCAAACGTATACCTTTGATTTATATTAACTTTTCTTTATgcttaatattaatattttttgccaatgttcaaattataaatcGAGTAAGTTCTTTCTTACCTTTACATCTATGGTATATtgcaataattttaattaatcaatcgattttaaatgataaaaaattaaaagttaaaaaggaaaaaaaaacaatttcaaaagacattattattaaaaaaacgTTTCTAGGAAAcaatattcattatattattgtCAACTATTATTTAATCTGGTTAGTTATATGGTTCCCATTACAAACGATATTTTTTGCGTCGTTCTTACCCCCAGCGTAAAAAAAAGTGCATTCTActtgtaaaaataaaaatagtaaaataaaCTATATATGGTGAGAGTGTgttacaaataaaatattgaagaagaaatgtATGTATTCTTTCCATtataaaaaagtattatatAAAGAGTAATGGCTgatgatatatatatatatatatatgtatataaatcaataataattattctaaTTATCACAGaaataaacaaaagatTAACGAAAGTAAAAGTTCATACTTTCCATgttgttttatttatttaatttttgagtCTTTTTCGAATTCTTCCTTAAATTTATCAGCGTTTTCTTTATTACCAAATCTAATGGCAAAGGTAAAAGCCTCAGCAGGGCCTTCAGCTACATCTGCTGTGCATGTGTATACCCAAGATCTGTCTGAACCAACGTTGGGctttaattgatattcaGGAGAGATAATATGATTAGCACATACCTTTAGAGTCTTATCTCTTCTCATCAATAATCTAACTTTCTtagtttctttattttgCAAGAATTTACAATCCCCAGTACCTCTTTCTTTccattctttattttcagcATCAAATCTAAATAATTTGGCTCTAACTTTATGTAATacttcttcattttcttcattagtCTTGACATCAACTTTTTCTAAATGAACTATTGGCTCGAAATGAACATctgtttcttcttcttcttcagtttCAGCTTTAGCTTTTTTGTCATCTCCAGCATCTTCTTTCTCTTCCTTTActtcttctttctttaCTTCCTTCTTACCACCAAACATTGAGAAAACCGCAGCAGATGGAGGTTTTTGAGTAGACTCATTAGTTGGCTTTTCGGCTGGATTAGAAGCAATTTTTTCAGACATGttaattgtaattgatGAGTGTAAGTAATGATATTCTTGTCCAATATATGTATCGTAAGACAATTCACAACAAAAGTATATTTAATGCCAATCCAAATAAAGGAATGTTTGTTGTAAGGTAAAGATATGCTACTTTGTGGTAATTGGACAATACGGGAAGCCATTCTCaacaatatataaagaaaaattcagaTATGATCTGTAAAACCTATGTTAACAAACAATGCATTGATCGGTTTGACGGGCTTCGAATCTTCACATCTCCAGGAGACTGGtgtatttgaaaaaatttcattgaaAAGTACGGTAAGAGGAACAGAGcgaaaaatctttaaaaaactCAGATTGCCGAGGCGACAATAAACAAGGCAAAAATGAGTTTGTGTCactctaaaaaaaaagatacgACAGTAAAGATATAAGGAATATTAGGGCTACTAGTATAATTTGCTTTCAGAAAAAAGAGATAGCAGAGTCATAAATAGAGTAAATATTTGGCTCGAGCTACTggtatatatttatctaCATATGCATATATAAATACGTATGGGAGTGACGAACCTATTCAGCTGCCACGTCGTCTTCTAAACGTTCGAGTACATCCATACCATTAGTAACGCTATCTTCTGTTCCTTCATCAATATCGTCCTCTTCTCCTGCTTCATCCCCTTGTCCTTCATCCTCATCCTCTTCTTCGTCTTCTTCTTCGTCCTCTTCATCAATACTAATATCCATTGTCACAGCGTCATTTATCGATTCTATATTGTTGGAATTTGCTGGTGTATTGCTATCGCTAATTGCTGATATTTCACCACTTTCGTCACTTTTTGCTACTAATTTATtctcatttttatttatttttgtagATTGTTTCGTTTTTGGTATGGTATTCATCGATGGTGGAACGGATGTTTCAGTATCCACTAGAGATTTGATTTGCATTTCATTCTTCGGCGGAGAAAGTTCTACAGCTGTATTCAATTTAGAAGTCGCAGTATCAActgaattattagttgaAGAGCTGTTAACATTCCCTTTTCCATATTTTGTGTTATAAATCTGCATTTCACGTTGGTATCTTAACCTATCTTCACTATATAATTTGTAATATGGCTTTCTTTCTTGTTCATCCAAATTCTTCCAAGCTTCTGCAAGAGCCTTAGTCACATCTGCAGATCCACtttgtttgattttttctttagttTCCTCACAAAATAGTAAATAGGCATTTGTAGGTCTTTTTGGTAAATTTGGGTCTCTGTCCTTTAACTTTTGAGCTCTTGTCCTATGTATTTTGTTCGCCTTATTCTTACCTTTACGAATGGGCTTGCGAGCAGACGTTTTCCCAGTTGATGAATTTGTCAGAACTTGAGGATTGCCAGAGTTGATATTATTCTGAGATCTACCTTCACTATTAATGCTACGTCCACTTTCAGTAGAAAGACTAGTTGATCCAGCACTCATACCATTACCTATATTGTTACTAATTACATGCTTAATACTAGAATTTATAATGCTACTGATATTATTGTCACCATTAGCATTTGCTGCATTTTCAATCGTCAATAAAGTTGGCAAAGGATTTTCATCcttaatatttgtaattgaatCAATCCGTGATTCTAACCTTTCCAAAAGAATACTGTACTCGAGTCTTAACcgtttaattgaaaaacgAGTACGCTTAATACTTAACCCTAGAGTTTCATTTGCTTCTTTCAGTTTATTGACTTCGTCAATActcattaaattttcttctgTCATTAGTGtctatttataattttcctctttttgataaattccTAAATTATAGAGTTAGTAAAGTGTCAACCACCACTaagtatataatatttcacAGAGTAGAGCtatctatatttttgtaGGTGTCTTTACCATATTACTACTTGTGATAATGATAagtatttcattttttctGTAGTTTTTCATTGATTTCCTTTGATTATTGCGCGAACGTATTTGTTAGTTAATTATCTGGAGACATGAATCAcaatttaatttgaaaaactaACGACCCTGCCGTATTAACTAAGTCAAACCTAAAACAAAAcacaaaataaagaaattgagATGTTACTATCTTATATATTGATTTTATCATAAACATATGACATCCATTTTATGTCTACTATAATCCAAGATATTCTAAACTTATTAGGATTGTCGTGATTGGAAGTTTTGTAAATCATTTCAAAGTATCAGCTTATAAATCGAAAATACACTATTTACTTTCAATCTAACCTTAATAAAGAGCTTatccaaataaatataatatattatcagATAAAAATGGACAGAGCTGAGTCTTTAAACGGTTCAGTTGATCGAAGTCATAACCAATCTACAATCGAGTTGGACTTTGAACAACAGCCATTATTAGGACACACTAGCGTACCTTCTCATTCTCATCATATTTCAGATGTTTCAAACATTAAGGAGACAGTTCCAGAATGTATAGATCAAGAAGATGATTCATTGAATGTTAATTCTAATCTACATAATGAGCCGCATATTTATACACAAAAGTCTAGTAAAGctcaaaaatatattcctCCTAAATATCCACACAGTAACTTAACAACTACCAATATTGGAAACAATGAGTGCCAGCATGAAGCTCCCCAAATGCCATTATACGATAAAAATAAGCGTCTGAATGATCAAACAAATAAGTCGAAGAATAAGTCGAAGAATGGGAGGATGGGGCCACAACGAACATCAAGAACCGCTAGAAAGCTAAAATTACTGCCTGAAGGACCATTTCAAATGACCCCAGCTGAGTTTCAGACTGATATCTTCCCTGAGCAAGAAGTATACTCTCAAGTTAATCGGATAACAGATAAAAATGCTAGACGTGACGCTGAAAAACTGGGAAAGGCGCATAGGCATTTACTTCCTAGAACAACTGCGTATTGCACAGCTAGCAGTTATAACATGAGAGGACTTATTCACTGGTTAAAAGAGACTAAAAAGGCACACCAAACAACTCCTAAATTGTTTGACGAATGTCTTTATACAccatttatatataaagattGGCGAGGTAGTAAACGTTTTGAGCATGATGATGTTATTCGTTTAGACGATGAAGGAGGAGATATTAATGTTAGCGATAAACAGCcagatttatttatttttgaatacGGTGTCATTGTAATGTGGGGTTTCATAGAAAGGGAAGAGCAAGCACTGTTGGCCGATattgaaagatttgaaCGTGAGAAATTAGCTGAAGAAGATATTCAAATCGaagaattcaattattatgtGACACAAAGTTACCAGCCAAGGAtttataatgattttattaCACTTAGAGACGGGTCAAATTATATGGttaaattatctatatCTCATGCAATTGCACAGAGCgtaaaaatttctttgtttGAAGAGTTAGTCGATAACACTATCGAAGATACACAAGGTATTCCTCAAGAAATCGCACTAAGTGGTAAAGTATCAATGAGTAAAGAAGACATAATGAAAAGTATTGGAGAGCTGTTTATATTACGAATTAACATAAATTTGCATGGCTCTGTTTTAGATTCCCCAGAGATTATGTGGTCAGAGCCTCAATTAGAGCCTATCTATCAGGCAACTAGAGGCTATCtagaaataaatcaaaGAGTTGCTCTGCTAAATCAAAGATTAGAAGTAATCTCGGATCTTTTACAGATGCTGAAAGAGCAACTTGGCCATTCTCATGAAGAGTACCTGGAGTTTATAGTAATCGTATTGGTTGGCGTAGAAGTGCtgatatcattaataaatattgcTGTAGATCTAATTGCAAGTAAAACTTGAATAAACTTAATCGGACGAGTTTCATGTCCTGCATTTTATAGTCAAATATGAATGGCATCTTCCCTTCTAAAATTGCTATTGAAATGATATGTGACTAATCTAAATACATATCTGTAACAATATCTATAACAATATCTAGGCCAAGCTCTAGTTCTTGCTTATTTACAATTCTGTAAGTAGCAATTTACTAAATGATCtatgaaataaaaagaaaaaagctACAGCTTGGGGTATAAGTGTCCTGtgtaatagtaataattgTTGGAAGGTTTCTCATTGTCCAGATATTTCCTTTCGCAATAATTAGGGTTAGATATAAAATACCGCGTCATATTGGTCTATTGTTGCATACATTagcattttcatcattttgtCGAGCAATTATTTCTGATTACTTGATGATAATTATACTATGATTATTTCTAACAGGATTCTTAATTACTTCTAAAACTTTCTTAACTAAGCTTTTAAACGAACTAGGATATCAGAACCAATGACCTATAAATGCGTATTTTCGAAGATCTATAGTTTCTAGTAAACAGGAAATTAATCCGtccttttcttcttcaaacAGTAGGAATTAGTTTATCTTTACAAGATAAacttattgaaatttctcATAAAAGTTTAATATTCCTGGAATGCTTATTGTTCAATAAATAACGATCGTTAATACCAAAATTCGAAATAGAatgaacttttttttacagCCTCAAATATAATACTTTGTCGGAATGAAATCATGTTTTATACTAACTAGAGGAGTGACTTCTTATTTTATGATGTCTACAAGTAgtaatttatattcataTCTCATTTCCATTATTTTCCTACATGAGGGTCCTCTTATTCTCAAGTGATAAGAGTAAAAATatactgggattcaagagagttagacattgttatacagtgtttaagatataaagacgattactttatttagatatatatagtaaatactataactaaaatgaatatatttcttaaacagtgtttttcgatataaacagaaaaaaacattttaaacaataagtcacgtgataaaagtcttttaccacttaatagaaaatgatataatcatattccagcaaaATATGAcctaaaagaattaatattttaactaTAGGAGTTGCCGAcaaaaatgttaaattctattattattacatctcaaaattgatataatatttatatatgatGCACTTGTATACTTCTATACATTTCAAACATAACTTCAAGCTATTTTAAAACTgtaaacaaaaatttcGCTCAAATATAGTAAATGCTCATTTGCTGAGCTCTTTTAACTTTCTTTCAACAGTTTGTACTTTACTAGCATAGCTTTGAGGCTTATCGGTTCTAGTTCCAACTCTAATGTCAGAATGAATTCGAACATAGCCATTCTGATGAGCTTTTAAATGTAGTTGACCTATTAAATACATAACATCATCCCAAGGCCCTTCTATTGTTGTACCCATACCATGTAAAGTACTACTTAATCCGCTTTCTTGGATTTGCTGCTCTATTTTGGTTACAAAATCAGAGCCACTTACACTATCAGTTCCAACTGGAAAGATACATAAGTCAACCAAGCATGGcaaagtatttttttctgtcattttattcaattgtCCCTGAACCACAATAGTTGCTAGTTAATTAGGGGATTTtactaatttatttcaGCTGTAATTCAAATCTAGGAATAAAGTTCGTCCATTCTCGCATTATAATTTCATATGAAACTATCGACATCACGCGCTAGCTTAAAGACTCGAATTTTTATAGCTAGAAAAATATGTGAGCAAATGGAATTGTAAAAATAG
This genomic stretch from Henningerozyma blattae CBS 6284 chromosome 1, complete genome harbors:
- the TBLA0A00180 gene encoding uncharacterized protein (similar to Saccharomyces cerevisiae ECM15 (YBL001C); ancestral locus Anc_3.206), producing MTEKNTLPCLVDLCIFPVGTDSVSGSDFVTKIEQQIQESGLSSTLHGMGTTIEGPWDDVMYLIGQLHLKAHQNGYVRIHSDIRVGTRTDKPQSYASKVQTVERKLKELSK
- the RMD1 gene encoding Rmd1p (similar to Saccharomyces cerevisiae RMD1 (YDL001W); ancestral locus Anc_3.209); the protein is MDRAESLNGSVDRSHNQSTIELDFEQQPLLGHTSVPSHSHHISDVSNIKETVPECIDQEDDSLNVNSNLHNEPHIYTQKSSKAQKYIPPKYPHSNLTTTNIGNNECQHEAPQMPLYDKNKRLNDQTNKSKNKSKNGRMGPQRTSRTARKLKLLPEGPFQMTPAEFQTDIFPEQEVYSQVNRITDKNARRDAEKLGKAHRHLLPRTTAYCTASSYNMRGLIHWLKETKKAHQTTPKLFDECLYTPFIYKDWRGSKRFEHDDVIRLDDEGGDINVSDKQPDLFIFEYGVIVMWGFIEREEQALLADIERFEREKLAEEDIQIEEFNYYVTQSYQPRIYNDFITLRDGSNYMVKLSISHAIAQSVKISLFEELVDNTIEDTQGIPQEIALSGKVSMSKEDIMKSIGELFILRININLHGSVLDSPEIMWSEPQLEPIYQATRGYLEINQRVALLNQRLEVISDLLQMLKEQLGHSHEEYLEFIVIVLVGVEVLISLINIAVDLIASKT